The segment TCCTTGCTATCTGAGTGCAGTGCCCATGCTACATCTCTCATAAGCAACTCTTTTTGGGTGTTCTTGTGGGACATAAATAGTTTGACTCCAAGTAAAAATCTTATCCCATTATAGTCTACCACTGATTCGTTTTCCATAATATCATTAAGAGCTCCGATGACAGTTATGATGGTAATCTGTTGGTGCCGTGTGAGGTAAGGTAAGGTAACCTTCGTCAGTTGCTCTGTCAGAGCCGCTGAAACTTTTGCATTGTACTCTGGAAACGGATCTGGAAAAACAGTCTCAGGGTAGTCCCGGTCGTGATAAATCAAAAACTTATCACTTTCTATGTGAAGATTAGAGCTTAAGTTGATTAAATCTTCTGATCCGAAGTTAAACTTTCTTAATTCTAAGAAAAGTCTTAGCAAAATTTCCTTCGTCAGCTGAAGCTTGTTTGCGAATAGGGCTTGAATTAGGAACTGCGGGTGATAAACCGGTAGTGGACCATTTAAAACACTGCTCAGATGAAGTATATCGTTCGATAAAATCTTTCTCGAGCCGATTGAGTGATGGGTGAATGGatcattttgatcaaagtACTTATCTTTGACGTAAAATTGATTGCCAGAAGCTACAACAAAGGTTCCATCCTTCAACCAAATTGAGTCACCTATATCATGATCTGTGTGCGCTGTGATGTCGATCTTCTCGATCGGGAGATAGCTTGGGTTGTGATTTGTGTAGTCGTATCTTAGCTGCGTGTACAAAAGTGCGTACGACTTGAAACCGATCGACACTATGCTTTGACCGAAAGCCGTGCTTGTCCAATCAATATCCTCTATGATGTCGTCAAAACACTCCTCGTATTCCAAAACGCCTCTTTTCATATCCCATAAAGAAAGTTTCCCGCCGGTAGAGTCTGCTATACACAGCTTACCAGTGGATGAACCTCGAATGAGAGCGATATTTTCGATCCCAGTGTTTACTTCGAAATCCTTGATCCACTTAATCTTTTGAGCTTCACTGTCCACTAACGCTTTATATGTTGTGATTACACCTTTTTCTGTTGTTAAAGTTATTAACGGCCTATTGCTGTAAAATTGGCTGTGAACTGGGTCGATCGTAGAGACACGATAAATCCGCTCGGTTACAATGTTCAGTCTTTCAGACTGAATTTCTTCTATTCCTGTGGCAAAGgagactttgaaagctttcaCGGTACCATCACGGTAAATCAATGCAATAAAGTGTCTTTCATGATTATGCCTCTGTTCGGGTGTGTTTAACATCAATACTGGTTCACCAAGTTCGGGAATGAAGGGCAATTCATACTCTGCTTTCAGTAgtgatctcttcttttcgtcTCGATCGCGGGGACAGTGCCACGCTTGTATTTTTGAGTTCTCTAAAAGACAAATGACCAATTGACCTTTCTCGTGTATAATAGCCAGCTTGATGGGCTTCTTTGTGTTTATGATATTCGTCAGTTGCAGTGAAGCACTGTCTTTCTTGTTTGGACGCCATACGCAATTCTCAGAAAACCTGGAAATCGTAAGCATTGCTTCACCGTCACTGCTCCGCACAAGTCGCTGAACAGATTTGTTGTGGCCTGTCAGTTTATTCTGTAACTCACCAATTTCTGAGTGCTCATTATCAAACAGATGTCTCACGTTGAACACCGATTGTCTGATTACACCTCGAAGATCGTGAACGACTACTGACATCATTTCGCTGGAACTGTCGTAAGGTTGCGCTTCGGCGAAGTAGACAAAGTCCGGATCATTGACGAAAGAAGCACATCTTACTTGCTTAGACGGCAGTTGGTTCCTTCCCATAGGCCTTGGTGGACAAACTGACAGCCCTGTCAACATGATTACATCGAAGCGACCTTCCGgagatccaagaagagCTAAATCGCATTCCTCATCAATACCTTTTAATTTCGGTAGGCCTTTGCCCAGACACTTTCGCAGGATCCAGTTATCAATTAAAAGACAGTATTTCTGCTCGCTGCTTAGTTGTAAAGAACCCCATTGCTGGACTGTGCGATTTGAGTCCGTCTCGTAACATGACCACACACGTAGCCTTTTATCGGTGCAAAGAATATATATGACTTGCAGCTCGTCAAACTCTCTATCATTGCACTTTGGGCCTGACTTCTTCCACCTTATTGTTGTGACTGGAGCCGCATGCGGAAGCAGTGTCAAGTTGAATATATCCTGTTCTCCACTGATAGAGATTCGCCTCCAAAGTTTCACTGTAGAATCATATTTCCCAAAACTTGCAATCAGTTGAGAGTTCTCTGAAACCTTACATTGGTAGACCGGCCTTGGCTGTCTCTTATTCCATAGAAGCAGTGGTTTGTACTCCCCAAATTCGTCTCTGAGCTTCCAAAATGACAGATAGTTTGAACCTATTGCAATCTCGTTAGAATCACCCCAACATAAGGAATTCACCCTAGTATCGTCGTGAAATATCTGGCAACAGAATTCCCATTTCGGGGTCTTCATAACCTGATAAATTGGCTTGTAAACATTAACAGTTTTTCCAACAGCGACAGCTATGAAACCATTAGCCGGATTGATGTCCACCGCTATCCCATCCTCTTCGAGATAGATTGTTTGCAGCCGGCTAAATTGATTCGAGAGCAATATCACATTGTTTCCCGAGCAGTAGGCGAATACGATCTGCTCTTGCCATCGGACCTGGCAGGTTGACCCTTGCGTATCATTTGGCCGCCCTGGAAGGAATCTGAGTGACATTTTCTGACTCTCTAGCTATTTCCTGCGGCGTTACGATACTGCAGATGTGATGATTTGATGCGATGTAGACAAAGACCCAGCAAAGGCGACGCTAACAGCTAAGCTTCCACAAAATACTAGAGATTCCTAGGATGCTCCAACATGGAACACAAACCACCAGCGAAAATGCCTCGAATTGATTAATGCCAACCTTTGATGCTAGCTTGGTCTACCAGCACTAAGTAGCAGGTTCTTGCAACGTACAAAGGTACACCGTTATAAGAGCTTATGGCTATAACCACGAAGACTGTGTATCTTTGATTGAGTAGTAGTAGTAACTCCTTAAGCAAGCAGTAGTTGGATTGTGATATGGGTGCTAGCTGCAAGGATCAAAAGAAGGCTGTGGCCGTCTGCCTACAGAGGTCGCCCTGTGTTATGATTGAAAGAAATACACCTCAGAGATGCATAGATGACCCTAATCTGAATAAAGACCTTCCGGAGCTCTGTATTGCCCAGATGAAGGCATTCTTGGATTGTAAGAGGGGGATGGTGGACATGACGAAGAGGTTCACTGGCAATGCACCGCTTTCAACTGGAAGATACGACCAGCAGTACGAGAATCTGTGCTCCGGAAAGTTCAACCCCAGAGAGGAGATGCAAAAACTCAACCTGTTAGACAGTAGCAACAGGGAGTAGTATGGCACGAGCGAGTTCAGCAAGTTTCCTGCCAGAGGCAACCGCTTCTAGGCTCATGTATATATTTCTGATGTTTTAATGTTAACGCAACGCTATCCTTCGTGAGCTGAGCTGGATTGTCACTTGGGTGATGCCTAATCTGGATCGAGGCGCTAATCAGCATGTTATCGTTCAGGCTATCAGATCCCAGCTGAGGAATAGCCTGCCGCTGCTTAACAATCTAATGAGATGACCACAACGACCAGAAGAGAAACAACACTAGTCTTCTACGTCTTACGCCGGCGGGCAcaattcatcaagagacGCCGGATTTTCAATACGAGAGAGCTGAATAATTTATCAACACAGTACACAGAGTGAAGTGCTGGATAATTTGCCGTAATCTGGCAAACATCATGCCGCTGGCGTGACATAGAACGCTTGTTGTTGCCATCTCATAAATTAGCTTAAAACTCAATGTGGCATATCTGCCCGCGATCTAGCGCTTTATTTTCTCGAAGGATCAGTTTTAGAAGTTCTTACTATAAAAATTGATTGTAATCTATTAATGACGAGATTGAAGAGACGACCGAGGAACTCAGCAAGGAATACTCATATAAGTAGGCTTCATGAACTGGCAATAGATGAAGGTAGGATGAGTCAGGTGTTTCGGAGATTCAACTATCATAATTTTGAAGCGAATAAAGACCACACTTCATACGAGGGCGTGTGGTCTAGTGGTATGATTCTCGCTTTGGGCGAATCTTCGGAACACCGGGGATGAAAACATACAAGCATGCGAGAGGCCCtgggttcaattcccagCTCGCCCCATTTTTTTTAATTTATCGCTTGTTATAGCTCAACGTTATGGTATAATACACTTTATGATCTTCTGAATAATACTCATGGGGATCATGAGTGAAGCATCCTAGCAGCTCGAAGCCGATTCAGTTTTGTCATTCCAGAGTTTTGGGCTCTTCCTTCAATACGTACGTACGGGCTATGGATGGTAAGGACGCTGATCTGCAGGATTTGGGTGTTGATGTCTTAGATCAAAGTTCCCttgaaaagaagatagAGAAGAATGCTGAGTCCTTGATAACTCAGCAACTCCTTGAACAGGAGCAGAAACGGTTagaaagagcaaagaatgCTCTAGATAAATGCAAGCTGAAGAGAGACCTGATACGAAGAAGGCTTAATAATGCAACTAGAATCTCGGTAAAATTAAAACTGCGGCAGGATATCGAGGAAATCGAGAATGAAGAACTACCACCTCTAATTACTGATGTCAGAGACATTCAAAAGCGAATTGTGGAACTGAAGACGCCGAATATTAGACTTGATGTTAAGAGAGATAACCAAGAGAGAAGACCTGATGAGACAGAAAAGGATTTTTTGATTAGAACAGGTGAAATCACAGCGTTTGGATCCAAGACTGGTTTCACACTGGACAAAGGTCAAGATGATCACAAAGACTCGTGGTTCTCAGTCAAAAAGGAAGAGAGCCATGACTTTGCTATGGCCAATGAGCAGATGGTGGAGAACATATTGGGAGAATCCCCGGACGAAAacaatcaagaaagtgagGAATATGTagatgatgagctgcaTGAAGACGACCTTCTTGACACTGAGGAACCGGAGATTACTTCAAGACCAGGAGAGGCGAGAGATGACGGCGATGAGCTATATTACCAACACAGGTTAAGACGATGGATCAGGCAGCGCTCAAGTGGGCGCACTCACGACCCCCAGCCAGACCTGCCGGAATGGCTCAAAGCTCATCCAAGCATTTCTGATGCCAAACTGAATGATGAATTTAAAGTACCCGGAGATGTCTTTTCGTTGCTATTCAACTACCAGAGGACCTGTGTTCAGTGGTTATATGAGTTGTTCCAACAAAAATGTGGGGGTATAATTGGAGACGAGATGGGCCTGGGGAAAACGATTCAGGTAATAGCTTTCTTAGCTGGGTTACATCATTCAAATCTACTGGACGGACCTGTTCTTGTAGTATGTCCGGCAACTGTGATGAAACAGTGGTGCAATGAGCTCCACCACTGGTGGCCTCCATTGCGAACGATCATTTTACATTCCATTGGGTCTGGCATGGacaacaagaaaaaaataGACGAGGGGGATCTCGAGGAATTGATAATGTCGTCCGACCCAACCCAAGTCTCATATGAGGACTATAAAAATTCTGCCAAAATTAAAAGTCATCTGGAATCGACGAGTAACCTGCAGTCATTGGTGGACAAAGTTGTTAGCGACGGACACGTCGTGATAACAACCTACGTCGGTTTGAGAGTTCATAGAGATATCCTACTCAACGTAGATTGGGGCTACGCGATCCTGGATGAGGGGCATAAAATTAGGAACCCAGATGCTGACATATCCTTGACATGTAAGAAACTCAAGACTCATAATCGGATAATTTTGTCAGGTACGCCCATTCAAAATAACTTAAACGAACTATGGTCGCTTTTTGACTTCATTTTTCCAGGTAAACTGGGCACTCTGCCTGTCTTTCAGCAGCAGTTCGTTCAGCCGATAAGCACGGGGGGTTATGCCAATGCAACCAATGTTCAGGTGCAAACGGGGTACAAATGTGCCGTCGCCTTGCGGGATCTCATCTCACCCTATTTGCTTCGACGGGTAAAGGCCGATGTAGCGAAAGATTTACcggaaaagaaggagatggTATTATTCTGTAAGCTAACTCAATTTCAACGTAGAAAATATCTGGAATTTTTACACTCGAAGGAGTTGGACCAAATTAAAACAGGTAAAAGGCAAGTCTTATTTGGGATCGACATCTTAAGGAAAATCTGCAATCATCCTGATCTGCTCGACAGggaagagaaaagacaCCAGGCAGCGTATGGGGATCCTAGGAGATCTGGTAAAATGCAGGTTGTAAAGCAATTATTGCTTCTATGGAAAAAGCAGCATCACAAGGCACTACTTTTTACTCAATCCAGACAGATGTTGGATATCCTCGAAGAGTTCATCTCATTTAAAGACGAGTCTCTGTCCAGCTTAAAGTTCCTTAGAATGGATGGGACTACTAATATCTCCGTAAGGCAATCGCTTGTGGATGAGTTTAACAATGGCGAATATGATGTTTTTCTATTGACAACAAGAGTTGGTGGCCTAGGAGTGAATCTCACGGGAGCAAACAGAATCATAATTTTCGATCCGGATTGGAATCCTTCCACTGATATGCAGGCCCGTGAGAGGGCTTGGAGGATAGGACAGAAACGTGAGGTGTCCATATACCGATTAATGGTAGCCGGttcaattgaagaaaagatatATCATCGTCAAATTTTTAAACAATTTCTAACGAATAAAATATTGAGTGATCCAAAACAAAAGAGATTCTTTAAAGTGAATGAATTGCATGATTTGTTCTCCTTGGGAGGCGAAGACGGTCATGCCATAGAAGAACTAGATGAAGAAGTGCAGAAACATACAAATGAATTGAGGCACTCAAAAACTCAAGAGAGTGACGACTTTGAGCAGGTCGTAAGCATGGCAGGCGTCTCGAAACTCGAAAGCTTTTACAGCGggaaggagaagaaggagaagtCGCAAACGGAAGATGATAGATTAATCGAAGGCCTTCTCGGAGACAATAATTTGCAAGATGCCATGACACACGAAGCGCTAGTTCATTCTCAttcaaatgcttcaaaGGTTATTGTTGAGAAAGAGGCTGCAAAAGCTGCGGAAGGTGCTCTCAATGCTTTGAGAAAATCCAGAAGGGAAACCAAAAAGTACTCAATAGATACACCAACATGGACAGGTAAGTTTGGACAGGCCGGAAAAGTAAGAAAGAAAACAGGTAATGTGAAATCGCAAAAAATGACAGGCTCATCAGCGATCCTAGCCAATATGCGTGCGGCTCAGCAACAAGCGAAGAAATCGCCATTGCAGCATGATGAGCTCAAGCAAACTGACTCAGCTGACAGCGAGCGCATTTTGGGAACGATCGAACGTTATTTATCTGAGTGCCCTGGCTACTTTGCATCGTCCTTGGATATCATAGGTCACATAGGAGTTCCGTTAAAGgacaaagatgaaattatAAGAGTTCGTGCATTACTGAAGAGCATCGCCACTTTTGACAGGATTAAGAAAGGATGGATTCTAAATGAAGAGTTCAGAAGTGATTGATTATACTGATTATACTGGTTGTTGGTGTATGGGCGTTTTTGACACCAATTGAACTTTGTGTCACAAAATACTTCTAATATTATAGGAAGTTGTTCGACAGCTCAGCAGCTTACTTCAGATGTCTGGTGCATTTTAGCAGCTTTCAAGTCGTTATTCATAAGCGGTTATCCCTGCGTCTCAAATTCTATTAGCATGGGTGCCAAAAGGCATAAAAATCTCATACTATGTTTCGATGGAACGCGTGAGAATTTTGGACCTCATCCAATATCCAATGTATTGAAGCTTTATCAgatgctgaagaatgaCGATGATAAAATCCAGATGTGTTATTATCAGTCAGGCATAGGTACCGAAGCAGATTTCGATCCCGTGGTTGATATTAGAAGGAAATTGACTTTATCTCACCTGCAAAACATCACTGATGCGATGTTTGCTTCCAGTCTTGAGCATCATATTGTGACGGGTTATATTTTTTTAATGGAAAACTACGAGGCAGGAGATCAAATATTTATGTTTGGCTTCTCACGCGGGGCTTTCATTGCCAGAGCATTGGCAGGCATGTTAGAGCGAGTTGGTCTTCTAAATCGAGGGCTAACCGGAATGGTAAGCATGGCATGGAGAATATACGAGAAATGGGAATTTTCTGAACAACCTGGTCAACCGGATTACTCCAGCACACTGGCAGATGAATTCAAAAGAACCTTCTCTCGGAGCTATGAAGTTCGCATCCATTTTCAAGGTTTATGGGATTCCGTTAACTCGGTAGGTATTTTGCGCGATAAGCTGTTTCCTTGTACGCAAAGGAGCGCGATTGTGGACCACGTAAGGCACGCAGtctctcttgatgaaagaaggGGCAAATACAAGCAGCAATTATTTGCGCCGTATCCCATGTTAAACCAGCCTGCCAGCGAGAATGACAGCCAATCGCATTGTAATTCGCTTCCATCTTTGGCTAGCGATTCCGCGCTGCAAATGGATCATGCATACTCTGCTCCTAGTCTTCTTTGCTCCACCGGTGGGGAGACTCAGATCAGCGGTCCACAAGATCCTAAACAGACTACCAGTGGGCAGATATCCTGCCTGAATACTGCGCGAAGGGCGTTCATAAACAATTCTTGTTCATCCAGTGAGGTTTCAAATATTGACGCTGAGAATCaagatgaatttgaaagcAGAAACCGCTCAACTGACACGAGAACGGGTGTGAGCCCAGATTTGATCGAGAAATGGTTTCCCGGTGATCATTCAGATATTGGAGGCGGTTGGGGGGCTGATTGCTCAACCAGAGAAGATTTATCGAATTTGTCTATCCGCTGGATGATTGCTGAAGCGTTTAAACATGGAGTGAAGTTCAAACCTGGCTCAGTCACCTCTTTCGCTTCAAAGCATACGAATATAGGCTCATTGTTCTCGACAATACATGACAGGCTTAGTTTCAACCAAGGGATTAAACTCACAGcgctggatgaagaagatattgaaaaaCCATATATTGCAACTAGCTCTCAGATAGGTTCTTCTGCTGTAAGCTGGTTTGGAAAGATTTTGATAGATCTTCGTGAAATGAGAAAGACAGAATCTTTaactgatgaagaggcTGCTCGAGAGTCTTATAGTGCAAAGTGCCAAGGCATAGGCAAATTCGAGACTTTCTTATGGTGGGTCCTAGAGTTTATCCCTATCGGCCTAAGGATAGAAACCCAGGCGGGAAAATGGGAAAATGTTTATAACCCCAACCTTGGCCGGCATAGATATGTACCGCTCAATGGTGACCTGCATTGGTCAGTATTTTGGCGCATCAAGTATGATCAGAGGTATCGGCCCTCAAACTTACCCAGCTATGCAAGAGAACTACTCAGAGAGTTCGAGGGCCTTGAGTTGAAGACAGACCCGGTTACGAATATAAACACCAGAGCCTTGCCCCTTGATACATATCCGGCAACCAAGGTAGGTGCTACCAATACCACGCTAAGCCGTGAGCGATATCAAGATGCTCAGACCTTGATGCAGTCGCTGCTACCTGCGGAAGACCTAGCCATGATTGTCACTAAACAGAGCGCCAAGAGTCGCTATCTAGCCATGAGGAAGCGATTTGTCCGCTGGGCGGCAACGTGTTGGCAAGAGTTTCCAGATGATCTCAGTGAATTGCTGCAGAAAAATCCTGGCGTTTAAATTGCATCTTCATTTTTGAATATATATGTATATGAATCAGACGTTGAAAGTTTGACCAGAGACGAATGTAATAAATAGATATATAGGCAGAAGGATAACATGCTCGCGTTTCTCGTTCACTCAAAATTTagcatttttcaataagTGCATTCATACTTGTTTAACCAACAATTAGTTTTGACTTACCATCTTCGAATTCATATTGTGGGATTTCCAGGTTCAATGGAGCTGGACCTTTTCTAATTCTACCAGAGATATCATAATGAGAACCGTGACAAGGACAGAACCAACCACCGAAATCACCTGCCTCACCAATAGGCACGCAGCCCAGGTGCGTACAGATACCCAACATGATCAGCCATTCTGGGTCCTTGACTCTGTCGGAGTCGGCTTGAGGGTCTTTTAGAGCAGACATGTCGACCTGGTTAGCCTCTTGAATTTCATGTGCAGTTCTGTGTCTAATGAACACCGGTTTACCTTGCCATTTGACAACGACGTTCTTGCCCTCTGGGATAGCAGCCAAGTTGACTTCAACCTTGGCCATGGCCAAGACATCTGCGGATGCAGACATGGAGGAGACAAAAGTCTCAACAGTCGACTTGGCACCTGCAGAGGATAGAAGTCCTAGCGAGCCGACCATGAAGTAGGCGAAAGAACGGCTTTTGTCAGCGTTGACATCGTCTTGGACAGCATCACCAAAATTTGGAGTTCTGTAAGTAGACTTGGCAGCGATGCTCGACGATGAAAGCAATCGCGTTTGAGTCTTGCACAtagacttcaaagaagttctCACCGAGTTTCTTAGAGAAAACATGACAAGCTTTGTACTATCTTGGAGGTTTCTGTTAAAGATGTGCTGATATCCTTGCGGCAGAAAATTGTAAAATATTAGAAGGAGCTTTTAAATCCACTTGCAGAAACTGTATCCTGATAAAAGCTCTAGTCTGAGCCTACCCTTACCGAAATGAGTGTTGTCTTCAGTCCGCTAAACCTCTTCGAGGCTTACGCTAGCTGATGGTTAATACTAAGCTGTACGCTATTCAGACCCAACCGATAAATTTTCATGCGATCTTCTCCGGCACTTTCTGAGCAATGCCAGCTATTCCCACAAATACTAAGCTCTGATTGGGCGCCGTCTGGATTTAATCACGTGATGGCAGTTTAGAACTAGTCACGTGACTCATAGCTCAAATTGCGAATCCAAAGCCTGAAGACAGAGCGGCTAGCAACCTCCATCAGCATGAGGTATCCGGAGGCCTCTTTGGCGTAGCTTGATCCAGCAGGTGCGGTGTTCCCATGTGTGTCTTCTCATTGAAAATCAAAATTGGTGTTAGTCTCGGCGGCCGCCCGTTTGGAACATGAAACCAATGGCTCAGTagcagatgatgataaTGTGCTGCTCGCCGAGGCTTTTGCGGGCCTCTAATATGCGGTTTTGGCTGAGAGTTTGGTTTTGAAAGTTGTTTGTAACCGCGCATGAGCTAGCCGCCCAGATCATTAATAAATGGCGGCTCGCGTCATACGAAGCAGAGTGCTATATTAGACAAGACTACTAGCGCCAGGTGAGATCAAACGATTCTGGCTCAGTTAGCTCCAGCGTAGTTTCCCTTGGTTTAGCTAGGGTACCGCAGATTTCGATGGAGTATGTCTAGAGCCGCAGATGG is part of the Torulaspora globosa chromosome 7, complete sequence genome and harbors:
- the RAV1 gene encoding Rav1p (ancestral locus Anc_1.457), whose protein sequence is MSLRFLPGRPNDTQGSTCQVRWQEQIVFAYCSGNNVILLSNQFSRLQTIYLEEDGIAVDINPANGFIAVAVGKTVNVYKPIYQVMKTPKWEFCCQIFHDDTRVNSLCWGDSNEIAIGSNYLSFWKLRDEFGEYKPLLLWNKRQPRPVYQCKVSENSQLIASFGKYDSTVKLWRRISISGEQDIFNLTLLPHAAPVTTIRWKKSGPKCNDREFDELQVIYILCTDKRLRVWSCYETDSNRTVQQWGSLQLSSEQKYCLLIDNWILRKCLGKGLPKLKGIDEECDLALLGSPEGRFDVIMLTGLSVCPPRPMGRNQLPSKQVRCASFVNDPDFVYFAEAQPYDSSSEMMSVVVHDLRGVIRQSVFNVRHLFDNEHSEIGELQNKLTGHNKSVQRLVRSSDGEAMLTISRFSENCVWRPNKKDSASLQLTNIINTKKPIKLAIIHEKGQLVICLLENSKIQAWHCPRDRDEKKRSLLKAEYELPFIPELGEPVLMLNTPEQRHNHERHFIALIYRDGTVKAFKVSFATGIEEIQSERLNIVTERIYRVSTIDPVHSQFYSNRPLITLTTEKGVITTYKALVDSEAQKIKWIKDFEVNTGIENIALIRGSSTGKLCIADSTGGKLSLWDMKRGVLEYEECFDDIIEDIDWTSTAFGQSIVSIGFKSYALLYTQLRYDYTNHNPSYLPIEKIDITAHTDHDIGDSIWLKDGTFVVASGNQFYVKDKYFDQNDPFTHHSIGSRKILSNDILHLSSVLNGPLPVYHPQFLIQALFANKLQLTKEILLRLFLELRKFNFGSEDLINLSSNLHIESDKFLIYHDRDYPETVFPDPFPEYNAKVSAALTEQLTKVTLPYLTRHQQITIITVIGALNDIMENESVVDYNGIRFLLGVKLFMSHKNTQKELLMRDVAWALHSDSKELLMAICGSNMVSWEKAREFKVAYWSRESDLLNLFEQIAKYEFSKNETRDPSRCAIFYLALKRKQILISLWKMSFGHPEQQKMLKFLSNDFSQPRWRSAALKNAFVLMSKHRFMDAACFFLLAKSLEDAANVLYKQVKDMDLAIAVCRVYEGDNGPALGGLLSKQVLPEAIIQNDRWMTSFIYWKLRKQHMAIKALVTQPIDLEENAELVNEEICIKRSFLVEDPALLILYSHLRKRNINYFMGSLEIENRLEYSSVLRVTDILKRMGCEYLALSLTKNWEFIKDNQSHENGFQSPKVDEAGFTITSIANEPTKTELVRPSLFDKFLDSDSTFKNTGPRSDNVSSATETRNLLDDFMTPSTNQSSPRNLLDDFSSSNSNSASTASQSILNEYRLNSRGTESSTDGVKDMLQIDAKPAKNAPRSLLDDFM
- the PET191 gene encoding Pet191p (ancestral locus Anc_1.458), translated to MGASCKDQKKAVAVCLQRSPCVMIERNTPQRCIDDPNLNKDLPELCIAQMKAFLDCKRGMVDMTKRFTGNAPLSTGRYDQQYENLCSGKFNPREEMQKLNLLDSSNRE
- the RAD26 gene encoding DNA-dependent ATPase RAD26 (ancestral locus Anc_1.459); the protein is MDGKDADLQDLGVDVLDQSSLEKKIEKNAESLITQQLLEQEQKRLERAKNALDKCKLKRDLIRRRLNNATRISVKLKLRQDIEEIENEELPPLITDVRDIQKRIVELKTPNIRLDVKRDNQERRPDETEKDFLIRTGEITAFGSKTGFTLDKGQDDHKDSWFSVKKEESHDFAMANEQMVENILGESPDENNQESEEYVDDELHEDDLLDTEEPEITSRPGEARDDGDELYYQHRLRRWIRQRSSGRTHDPQPDLPEWLKAHPSISDAKLNDEFKVPGDVFSLLFNYQRTCVQWLYELFQQKCGGIIGDEMGLGKTIQVIAFLAGLHHSNLLDGPVLVVCPATVMKQWCNELHHWWPPLRTIILHSIGSGMDNKKKIDEGDLEELIMSSDPTQVSYEDYKNSAKIKSHLESTSNLQSLVDKVVSDGHVVITTYVGLRVHRDILLNVDWGYAILDEGHKIRNPDADISLTCKKLKTHNRIILSGTPIQNNLNELWSLFDFIFPGKLGTLPVFQQQFVQPISTGGYANATNVQVQTGYKCAVALRDLISPYLLRRVKADVAKDLPEKKEMVLFCKLTQFQRRKYLEFLHSKELDQIKTGKRQVLFGIDILRKICNHPDLLDREEKRHQAAYGDPRRSGKMQVVKQLLLLWKKQHHKALLFTQSRQMLDILEEFISFKDESLSSLKFLRMDGTTNISVRQSLVDEFNNGEYDVFLLTTRVGGLGVNLTGANRIIIFDPDWNPSTDMQARERAWRIGQKREVSIYRLMVAGSIEEKIYHRQIFKQFLTNKILSDPKQKRFFKVNELHDLFSLGGEDGHAIEELDEEVQKHTNELRHSKTQESDDFEQVVSMAGVSKLESFYSGKEKKEKSQTEDDRLIEGLLGDNNLQDAMTHEALVHSHSNASKVIVEKEAAKAAEGALNALRKSRRETKKYSIDTPTWTGKFGQAGKVRKKTGNVKSQKMTGSSAILANMRAAQQQAKKSPLQHDELKQTDSADSERILGTIERYLSECPGYFASSLDIIGHIGVPLKDKDEIIRVRALLKSIATFDRIKKGWILNEEFRSD
- a CDS encoding uncharacterized protein (ancestral locus Anc_1.460); this encodes MGAKRHKNLILCFDGTRENFGPHPISNVLKLYQMLKNDDDKIQMCYYQSGIGTEADFDPVVDIRRKLTLSHLQNITDAMFASSLEHHIVTGYIFLMENYEAGDQIFMFGFSRGAFIARALAGMLERVGLLNRGLTGMVSMAWRIYEKWEFSEQPGQPDYSSTLADEFKRTFSRSYEVRIHFQGLWDSVNSVGILRDKLFPCTQRSAIVDHVRHAVSLDERRGKYKQQLFAPYPMLNQPASENDSQSHCNSLPSLASDSALQMDHAYSAPSLLCSTGGETQISGPQDPKQTTSGQISCLNTARRAFINNSCSSSEVSNIDAENQDEFESRNRSTDTRTGVSPDLIEKWFPGDHSDIGGGWGADCSTREDLSNLSIRWMIAEAFKHGVKFKPGSVTSFASKHTNIGSLFSTIHDRLSFNQGIKLTALDEEDIEKPYIATSSQIGSSAVSWFGKILIDLREMRKTESLTDEEAARESYSAKCQGIGKFETFLWWVLEFIPIGLRIETQAGKWENVYNPNLGRHRYVPLNGDLHWSVFWRIKYDQRYRPSNLPSYARELLREFEGLELKTDPVTNINTRALPLDTYPATKVGATNTTLSRERYQDAQTLMQSLLPAEDLAMIVTKQSAKSRYLAMRKRFVRWAATCWQEFPDDLSELLQKNPGV
- the RIP1 gene encoding ubiquinol--cytochrome-c reductase catalytic subunit RIP1 (ancestral locus Anc_1.461); its protein translation is MFSLRNSVRTSLKSMCKTQTRLLSSSSIAAKSTYRTPNFGDAVQDDVNADKSRSFAYFMVGSLGLLSSAGAKSTVETFVSSMSASADVLAMAKVEVNLAAIPEGKNVVVKWQGKPVFIRHRTAHEIQEANQVDMSALKDPQADSDRVKDPEWLIMLGICTHLGCVPIGEAGDFGGWFCPCHGSHYDISGRIRKGPAPLNLEIPQYEFEDGKSKLIVG